The Hymenobacter oligotrophus genome has a window encoding:
- a CDS encoding M48 family metalloprotease encodes MKTRYATGLGAGLLLLLNGCSTNPVSGKREVSLVSEGQEVALGKEADPQIVAQYGLYENAELQRFVQERGKQMAAVSHRPNLPYEFKVVDSPVLNAFAIPGGYVYLTRGIMAHFNNEAQFAGVLGHEIGHVTARHSAQQQTKATLAQVGLLGAMIASPRFGQYAEQAQQGLGLLFLKFGRDDEREADQLGVEYSTKIGYDAHQMAGFFQTLQREQAKSGGEALPDFLSTHPNPGDRFVTVNQLATEWMQKAGLSNPKVNRESYLRLIDGIVYGDDPKQGFVENSVFYHPELRFQFPVPQGWQVQNTPQQVQMAPQGGKALLLFTLVPGQTLEAAAQQLVQQYQLQVAESKNTTVNGLPALAVVADQVPQQQQGQAAPQQQQAQPSARTLLYLIRYTDKNYLMLGASSPQDFNTYYPLFSSAAQGFRQLSDPDKINRQPERVRVKTLQLRSTLQQALRTLQVPEKRHEEMAILNGMELNEQLNAGSQIKVVGY; translated from the coding sequence ATGAAAACGCGTTATGCCACCGGCCTAGGTGCCGGTTTGTTGCTGCTGCTCAACGGCTGTTCCACCAACCCCGTCAGCGGCAAGCGCGAGGTAAGCTTGGTGTCGGAGGGGCAGGAGGTAGCCTTAGGCAAGGAAGCCGATCCGCAGATTGTGGCCCAATATGGCCTTTACGAAAACGCCGAGCTGCAACGCTTTGTGCAGGAGCGCGGCAAGCAAATGGCGGCCGTATCGCATCGGCCCAATTTGCCCTACGAGTTTAAGGTCGTTGATTCGCCGGTGCTCAACGCCTTTGCCATACCGGGCGGCTACGTGTACCTCACGCGCGGCATCATGGCGCATTTCAACAACGAAGCGCAGTTTGCCGGCGTGCTCGGCCACGAAATCGGCCACGTAACGGCGCGGCACTCGGCGCAGCAGCAAACCAAGGCTACCCTGGCGCAAGTAGGCCTCCTAGGTGCCATGATTGCCTCGCCGCGCTTTGGCCAGTATGCCGAGCAGGCGCAGCAGGGTTTGGGCTTGTTGTTTCTGAAATTCGGCCGCGACGACGAGCGCGAGGCCGACCAGCTGGGCGTGGAGTACTCCACCAAGATCGGCTACGACGCCCACCAGATGGCCGGTTTCTTCCAGACGCTGCAGCGCGAGCAAGCCAAAAGCGGCGGCGAGGCCCTGCCCGATTTCCTCTCGACGCACCCCAACCCCGGCGACCGGTTCGTGACGGTAAATCAGCTGGCCACCGAGTGGATGCAAAAAGCCGGCCTCAGCAACCCCAAGGTAAACCGCGAGTCGTACCTGCGCCTGATTGACGGCATTGTGTACGGCGACGACCCCAAGCAAGGCTTTGTGGAGAACAGCGTGTTTTACCACCCCGAGCTACGGTTTCAGTTTCCGGTGCCGCAGGGCTGGCAGGTGCAAAACACCCCGCAGCAAGTGCAAATGGCGCCCCAAGGCGGCAAAGCCCTGCTGCTGTTTACGTTGGTGCCGGGCCAAACCCTCGAGGCCGCCGCGCAGCAACTGGTGCAGCAGTACCAACTGCAAGTAGCCGAGTCGAAAAACACCACCGTGAACGGCCTGCCCGCCTTGGCCGTGGTAGCCGACCAAGTGCCGCAGCAGCAGCAAGGGCAAGCCGCGCCGCAACAGCAGCAGGCGCAACCCTCGGCCCGCACGCTGCTCTACCTCATTCGCTACACCGATAAAAACTACCTGATGCTGGGCGCCAGCAGCCCGCAGGATTTCAACACGTATTACCCGTTGTTCAGCAGCGCCGCGCAAGGCTTCCGCCAGCTCTCCGACCCCGACAAAATCAACCGCCAGCCCGAGCGCGTGCGCGTGAAAACCCTGCAACTGCGCAGCACCCTGCAACAAGCCCTGCGCACGCTGCAAGTGCCCGAAAAGCGCCACGAGGAAATGGCCATCCTCAACGGCATGGAGCTAAACGAGCAACTCAACGCCGGCTCGCAAATCAAGGTGGTAGGGTATTAG
- a CDS encoding AAA family ATPase yields MWPRHRLRVRLNVTIAKNLGVPVVLVTSGEGKTTAQMVSGTLTALRGFEAREVQVLAIVANKVRPEQALDVQQLLRAQLPSEIILSVIPKTKPC; encoded by the coding sequence TTGTGGCCAAGGCACCGCCTTCGAGTTCGACTGAACGTAACCATTGCCAAGAACCTGGGCGTGCCGGTGGTGCTGGTAACCTCCGGCGAGGGCAAAACCACCGCCCAAATGGTGAGCGGCACCCTTACGGCGCTGCGCGGCTTTGAGGCCCGCGAGGTGCAGGTGCTGGCCATTGTGGCCAACAAAGTGCGCCCCGAGCAGGCCCTCGATGTGCAGCAACTGCTGCGCGCGCAACTGCCGTCGGAAATCATCCTGTCGGTTATTCCGAAGACAAAGCCCTGCTGA
- a CDS encoding acetate/propionate family kinase — MNIFVINSGSSSLKYQLFRLPAEQPLCSGLVERIGLAEPRITHKVFAGGEEQVIRQSPTQLPDHRAGLQAVLQLLTDATLGVIANPADIEVVGHRVVHGGETFAATTVINPAVKAEIKRLFSLAPLHNPANYLGIEVAEQVFPQAKQVAVFDTAFHQTLPEQAYRYALPEALYRQHGIRVYGFHGTSHKYVAAQAAAYLGNPDARLVTIHLGNGCSMAAVRGGRSLDTTMGFGPLAGLVMGTRSGDLDPSILFHLIEHLGYSPPEASNLLNKQSGMLGLTGYSDMRDIGRALDEGDERARLAYELYAYRIKKYIGAYAAVLGGLDALVFTAGVGENDPLTRRLACQGVEFLGVRLDEEQNQLRNGQLREINAADAAVKVLVVPTNEELEIAQQCYQLLADSY, encoded by the coding sequence ATGAACATTTTCGTCATCAACTCCGGCAGCAGCTCGCTTAAGTACCAGCTGTTTCGACTGCCGGCCGAGCAGCCCCTGTGCAGCGGCCTGGTCGAGCGCATTGGCTTGGCCGAGCCGCGCATCACGCACAAAGTGTTTGCCGGCGGCGAGGAGCAGGTTATCCGGCAGAGCCCCACGCAGTTGCCCGACCACCGCGCCGGACTGCAAGCCGTGCTGCAACTGCTCACCGACGCTACCCTAGGTGTAATTGCCAACCCGGCCGACATAGAGGTGGTGGGGCACCGCGTGGTGCACGGCGGCGAAACATTTGCCGCCACCACGGTCATCAACCCGGCAGTAAAAGCCGAAATCAAGCGGCTGTTTTCGTTGGCGCCGCTGCACAATCCGGCCAACTACCTGGGCATTGAGGTGGCCGAGCAAGTCTTTCCGCAAGCCAAGCAAGTGGCCGTTTTCGATACGGCGTTTCACCAAACCTTGCCCGAGCAGGCCTACCGCTACGCCCTGCCCGAGGCGCTGTACCGCCAGCACGGCATTCGGGTGTACGGTTTTCATGGCACCAGCCACAAGTACGTGGCCGCGCAAGCCGCCGCTTACCTGGGCAACCCCGACGCGAGGCTTGTCACCATTCATTTGGGCAACGGCTGCAGCATGGCGGCCGTGCGCGGCGGCCGCTCGCTCGATACCACCATGGGCTTTGGGCCGCTGGCCGGGCTGGTGATGGGCACCCGTTCCGGCGACCTGGACCCCTCCATTCTCTTCCACCTCATCGAGCACCTAGGCTACTCGCCGCCCGAGGCCAGCAACCTGCTCAACAAGCAAAGCGGCATGCTCGGCCTTACCGGCTACAGCGACATGCGCGACATTGGCCGGGCCCTCGACGAAGGCGACGAACGCGCCCGCCTGGCCTACGAGCTGTACGCCTACCGCATCAAGAAATACATTGGCGCCTACGCCGCCGTGCTGGGCGGCCTCGATGCGCTGGTGTTCACGGCTGGCGTGGGCGAAAACGACCCGCTGACGCGCCGCCTCGCCTGCCAGGGCGTGGAGTTCCTAGGTGTCCGCCTCGACGAAGAGCAGAACCAGCTGCGCAACGGGCAGCTGCGCGAAATCAACGCGGCCGATGCGGCGGTGAAAGTGCTGGTAGTGCCCACCAACGAGGAGCTGGAAATTGCCCAACAGTGTTATCAGCTGTTAGCTGACAGCTATTAG
- a CDS encoding carboxypeptidase regulatory-like domain-containing protein — MSRLLPLACFAALLTLPLAATAQQTAAGPQASAKTLVAKDAPTADGGSNTLECGKVQGQVLNTYGQPLIGATVTLAGSKRPYITDGEGRYQIAEPVYRGQQLRIEAAGYISRYYELHTCEAPVVGLELAEGTKVKRSGKRAGQIVRSGQAYRQ, encoded by the coding sequence ATGAGCCGATTGTTACCCCTTGCCTGCTTTGCTGCCCTGCTGACGTTGCCGCTTGCCGCCACCGCCCAACAAACCGCGGCGGGTCCGCAAGCCTCGGCTAAAACCCTTGTTGCCAAAGATGCGCCCACCGCTGACGGTGGAAGCAACACCCTAGAGTGTGGCAAGGTGCAAGGGCAGGTACTCAACACCTACGGTCAGCCGCTGATTGGTGCTACCGTAACGCTGGCCGGCAGCAAACGCCCGTACATTACCGATGGCGAAGGCCGCTACCAAATAGCCGAACCCGTGTACCGCGGCCAACAACTGCGCATTGAGGCGGCCGGTTACATCAGCCGCTACTACGAGCTGCACACCTGCGAAGCCCCCGTGGTGGGCCTGGAGCTAGCCGAAGGCACCAAAGTGAAACGCAGCGGCAAGCGCGCCGGCCAAATTGTTCGCTCGGGCCAAGCTTACCGCCAGTAA
- a CDS encoding carboxypeptidase regulatory-like domain-containing protein, protein MDQRVTLLLGFGLLLAPLFGQAQTTAKPASTQALLPCDTLLGRVTNLYDAPLTGATVMLKGTTNAFSTNSEGRFILTSKTAIARGALLQISAAGYTSVEQPLVSCAPLDVSLELLPGTRLRADGRIKKTTKTGKIR, encoded by the coding sequence ATGGATCAACGTGTTACCCTGCTGCTCGGCTTTGGGCTGCTGCTTGCGCCGCTGTTTGGCCAGGCCCAAACCACCGCTAAGCCTGCTAGTACCCAAGCCCTGCTGCCCTGCGACACCCTGCTGGGCCGCGTTACTAACCTCTACGACGCGCCGCTTACCGGCGCCACCGTAATGCTGAAGGGCACCACCAACGCCTTCAGCACCAACTCCGAGGGCCGGTTTATACTTACGTCCAAAACAGCCATTGCGCGTGGGGCGTTGCTGCAAATCAGCGCTGCTGGCTACACCAGCGTGGAGCAGCCCCTCGTTAGCTGCGCCCCCTTGGATGTATCGTTGGAGCTGCTGCCCGGCACGCGGCTGCGCGCGGATGGGCGCATCAAGAAAACCACCAAAACCGGCAAAATCCGGTAA
- the ettA gene encoding energy-dependent translational throttle protein EttA yields MSDQPTIIFSMAGVNKVFPPQKQVLKNIYLSFFYGAKIGVLGLNGSGKSSLLKIIAGVDKQYQGEVVWSPGYSVGYLEQEPQLDASKTVREVIEEGVAETVALLKEFEEINEAFGGEDPDFDKLLERQGKVQERLDQLDAWNLDNKLERAMDALRTPPEDAVVGNLSGGEKRRVALCRLLLQEPDVLLLDEPTNHLDAESVLWLEQHLQQYKGTVIAVTHDRYFLDNVAGWILELDRGEGIPWKGNYSSWLEQKASRLAQEEKTESKRQKTLQRELEWVRMAPKARQAKSKARLASYDKMASEDSREKEQKLELFIPDGPRLGAQVIEAQGISKAFGDKLLFENLSFSLPQGGIVGIIGPNGAGKTTLFRLITDQVKPDAGTFEVGPTVKVAYVDQQHENLEPNKSVFETISGGTETMLLAGRQVNSRAYVSNFNFRGGDQEKKVGNLSGGERNRVHLATTLKQGANLILLDEPTNDLDVNAIRALEDALENFAGCAVIISHDRWFLDRLATHILAFEGNSEVVWFEGNFSDYEEAKKKRLGDVEPKRVRYRSLN; encoded by the coding sequence ATGAGCGACCAGCCCACCATTATTTTCTCGATGGCTGGCGTGAACAAGGTGTTCCCGCCCCAAAAACAGGTTCTCAAAAACATCTACCTCTCGTTTTTCTACGGCGCCAAAATCGGCGTGCTCGGCCTCAACGGCTCGGGTAAGTCGTCGCTGCTGAAAATTATTGCCGGGGTTGACAAGCAATACCAGGGCGAGGTGGTGTGGTCGCCGGGCTACTCGGTGGGCTACCTCGAGCAGGAGCCCCAGCTCGATGCCAGCAAAACCGTGCGCGAGGTAATCGAAGAAGGCGTGGCCGAAACGGTGGCCCTGCTCAAGGAATTTGAGGAGATCAACGAGGCCTTTGGCGGCGAAGACCCCGACTTCGACAAGCTGCTGGAGCGCCAGGGCAAAGTGCAGGAGCGCCTCGACCAGCTCGACGCCTGGAACCTCGACAACAAGCTGGAGCGCGCCATGGATGCCCTGCGCACTCCGCCCGAAGACGCCGTTGTCGGCAACCTTTCGGGTGGTGAGAAACGCCGTGTAGCTTTGTGCCGTCTGCTGCTGCAAGAGCCCGACGTGCTGCTGCTCGACGAACCGACCAACCACCTCGATGCCGAATCAGTGTTGTGGCTGGAGCAGCACCTGCAGCAGTACAAGGGTACCGTAATTGCCGTAACCCACGACCGGTACTTCCTCGACAACGTAGCCGGCTGGATCCTGGAGCTGGACCGCGGCGAAGGTATTCCTTGGAAGGGCAACTACTCGTCGTGGCTCGAGCAAAAGGCTTCGCGCCTGGCCCAGGAAGAGAAAACCGAGAGCAAGCGCCAGAAAACGCTGCAGCGCGAGCTGGAGTGGGTACGCATGGCTCCCAAGGCCCGCCAGGCCAAGAGCAAGGCCCGCCTCGCTAGCTACGACAAAATGGCCTCCGAGGACTCGCGCGAGAAGGAGCAGAAGCTGGAACTGTTTATCCCCGACGGGCCCCGCCTAGGTGCGCAGGTTATCGAGGCACAAGGCATCAGCAAAGCTTTCGGCGACAAGCTGCTGTTCGAGAACCTGTCGTTCTCGCTGCCGCAGGGCGGCATTGTGGGCATCATCGGCCCGAACGGCGCCGGCAAAACCACGCTGTTCCGCCTCATCACCGACCAGGTGAAGCCCGACGCGGGTACCTTCGAGGTAGGCCCTACGGTGAAAGTGGCCTACGTAGATCAGCAGCACGAAAACCTCGAACCAAACAAATCGGTATTCGAGACGATTTCGGGCGGTACCGAAACCATGCTGCTGGCCGGCCGCCAGGTGAACTCGCGCGCTTACGTGAGCAACTTCAACTTCCGCGGCGGCGACCAGGAGAAGAAAGTAGGCAACCTATCGGGCGGCGAGCGGAACCGCGTGCACCTAGCCACGACGCTTAAGCAAGGCGCCAACCTCATCCTGCTCGACGAACCGACCAACGACCTCGACGTGAATGCCATTCGCGCCCTGGAAGACGCGCTGGAGAACTTCGCCGGTTGCGCCGTTATCATCAGCCACGACCGGTGGTTCCTCGACCGTTTGGCCACGCACATCCTGGCCTTTGAAGGCAACTCGGAAGTGGTGTGGTTCGAGGGCAACTTCTCCGACTACGAGGAAGCCAAGAAGAAGCGCCTAGGTGATGTAGAGCCGAAGCGCGTGCGGTACCGTAGCCTCAACTAG
- a CDS encoding AAA family ATPase, producing the protein MTKTIFIASAEPYSGKSLVALGLVNMLLSKAQKVGYFKPVINTGPDNRHDAHIDRYCATFSCP; encoded by the coding sequence ATGACGAAGACCATCTTTATTGCCTCGGCCGAACCGTACAGCGGCAAGTCGTTGGTTGCCTTGGGTTTGGTAAATATGCTGCTGAGCAAAGCCCAGAAAGTAGGCTATTTCAAGCCCGTCATCAACACCGGGCCCGACAACCGCCACGATGCGCACATCGACCGGTACTGCGCTACTTTCAGCTGCCCGTAG